In one window of Oceanococcus sp. HetDA_MAG_MS8 DNA:
- the guaA gene encoding glutamine-hydrolyzing GMP synthase → MRDIHADRILILDFGSQLTQLIARRVREAGVYSEIHPWDMDPQAVLDFAPSGIILSGGPESTTVDDAPTVAQQVFDLQVPVLGICYGMQAMARHFGGSVEGGHTQEFGYASVTATASSALFRDIEDRVDGAGSGILDVWMSHGDRVTALPAEFEGIGCTHDLPLAAMQHRERPLFGLQFHPEVTHTKQGARILHRFVREICACDGSWTAGNIIHDAVLRVREQVGDKQVLLGLSGGVDSSVVAALLHKAIGDRLTCVFVDNGLLRLNEAEQVMQTFGRHLGVKVILADARERFMQALEGESDPEAKRKIIGRTFIEVFDEEAAKIPGVEFLAQGTIYPDVIESAGASTGKAHVIKSHHNVGGLPEHMKLKLVEPLRELFKDEVRKIGLDLGLPAELVQRHPFPGPGLGVRILGEVSSQAADTLRLADDIFIAELRKAGLYDKVSQAFAVWLPVQSVGVTGDGRRYAPIIALRAVETVDFMTAHWAHLPYELLDTCARRIVNEVPGISRVVYDISGKPPATIEWE, encoded by the coding sequence TGGATCCTCAGGCTGTGCTGGATTTCGCCCCCAGCGGCATCATTCTGTCTGGCGGGCCAGAATCCACTACCGTGGATGATGCGCCTACTGTGGCGCAGCAGGTCTTCGACTTGCAGGTGCCGGTGCTCGGTATTTGCTATGGCATGCAAGCCATGGCGCGACATTTCGGCGGTAGTGTCGAAGGCGGCCACACCCAAGAGTTTGGTTATGCCTCGGTGACGGCTACGGCCTCCAGTGCGTTATTTAGAGACATTGAAGACCGCGTTGATGGCGCAGGCTCGGGCATTCTGGACGTGTGGATGAGCCACGGCGACCGCGTCACGGCACTGCCGGCCGAGTTCGAAGGCATCGGCTGTACGCATGATTTGCCACTAGCGGCTATGCAACACCGTGAGCGGCCATTGTTTGGGCTGCAATTTCACCCCGAAGTGACGCATACCAAGCAAGGCGCGCGCATTCTGCATCGCTTTGTGCGGGAAATCTGTGCCTGTGATGGCTCGTGGACTGCTGGCAACATCATTCACGATGCAGTGCTCCGCGTGCGCGAGCAGGTGGGCGATAAGCAAGTGCTGCTGGGTTTATCTGGCGGCGTGGACTCATCGGTTGTTGCCGCACTGCTGCATAAAGCCATCGGTGACCGCCTCACCTGTGTTTTTGTCGATAACGGCCTGTTGCGGCTGAATGAGGCGGAGCAGGTGATGCAAACCTTTGGTCGCCATCTGGGCGTCAAAGTCATCCTGGCCGATGCCCGTGAGCGCTTCATGCAGGCCTTGGAAGGAGAGAGCGACCCAGAGGCCAAACGCAAAATTATTGGGCGCACCTTCATCGAAGTCTTCGACGAAGAGGCTGCCAAGATTCCCGGCGTTGAGTTCCTGGCTCAGGGCACAATCTACCCGGATGTGATCGAGTCGGCGGGTGCCAGTACTGGCAAAGCGCATGTGATCAAGTCACATCACAATGTCGGTGGCCTGCCCGAGCATATGAAGCTCAAACTGGTGGAGCCCTTACGAGAACTGTTCAAGGATGAGGTTCGCAAAATTGGCCTAGACCTAGGGCTGCCAGCGGAGCTGGTTCAACGGCATCCCTTCCCAGGGCCTGGTTTGGGTGTGCGTATCCTGGGCGAAGTCAGTTCCCAAGCGGCCGACACCTTGCGCCTGGCCGATGATATTTTTATTGCTGAGCTGCGTAAGGCCGGGTTGTACGACAAAGTCTCCCAGGCCTTCGCCGTATGGCTGCCCGTGCAGTCTGTTGGTGTCACCGGAGACGGTCGCCGCTATGCCCCCATTATCGCCTTGCGTGCCGTTGAAACGGTGGACTTTATGACGGCGCATTGGGCCCACTTGCCCTATGAGCTACTCGATACCTGTGCACGGCGCATCGTCAATGAAGTGCCTGGTATTTCTCGCGTGGTGTACGACATTAGCGGCAAGCCGCCGGCCACCATTGAATGGGAATAG